A genomic stretch from Campylobacter lari subsp. concheus includes:
- a CDS encoding 5'-methylthioadenosine / S-adenosylhomocysteine nucleosidase / 6-amino-6-deoxyfutalosine hydrolase: MKIAILGAMPEEVTPLLETLKEYQTIEYANNTYYLAKYKNHELIIAYSKIGKVNSTLSATIMIEKFKAELLLFTGVAGAFNPSLEIGDLIYATKLAQYDLDITAFGHPLGYVPGNEIFIKTDDKLNNLAIEVAKELGVKLQSGIIATGDEFICDENKKAKIREIFNADACEMEGASVALVCDALKIPCLILRSMSDKAGEKAEFDFDEFVEKSAKISANFVLKICEKL, encoded by the coding sequence ATGAAGATAGCTATTTTAGGAGCTATGCCTGAAGAGGTTACTCCTTTACTCGAAACATTAAAAGAGTATCAAACAATTGAATATGCAAATAATACATATTATCTTGCAAAATATAAAAATCATGAATTAATCATCGCTTATTCTAAGATAGGGAAAGTAAATTCCACTCTTAGTGCGACTATTATGATAGAAAAATTTAAAGCCGAACTTTTACTCTTTACAGGTGTAGCTGGTGCTTTTAATCCTAGTTTGGAGATAGGAGATTTAATCTATGCAACAAAATTAGCTCAATACGATTTGGATATCACAGCTTTTGGACATCCGCTTGGCTATGTTCCTGGTAATGAAATTTTTATAAAAACAGATGATAAGCTTAATAATCTTGCCATAGAAGTTGCTAAAGAACTTGGTGTTAAATTACAATCAGGTATTATCGCTACAGGCGATGAGTTTATTTGTGATGAGAATAAAAAAGCAAAAATTAGAGAAATTTTTAATGCAGATGCTTGTGAAATGGAAGGAGCTAGTGTAGCTTTGGTATGTGATGCTTTAAAAATTCCATGTTTGATTTTAAGATCAATGAGCGATAAAGCAGGTGAGAAAGCTGAATTTGACTTTGATGAGTTTGTAGAAAAATCAGCTAAAATTTCAGCTAATTTTGTCTTAAAAATTTGTGAGAAATTATGA
- a CDS encoding ATP-binding protein, translating into MINLSKKLIKEVAKANAKFSLIGDNDKVLLGLSGGKDSLALAHLLKRMQAHAPFKFELKAVTLSYGMGEDYTKLHNHCKEHGIDHEVIDSNIYEISGDTIRKNSSFCSYFSRMRRGALYTYALENGFNKLAIAHHLDDAVESFFMNFIYNGSLRSLAPKYKSKRGVEVIRPLIFVRERQLRENAINNELEVIGNEFCPGMKLSEKNVKFPHAREEAKQLLANLEKENPKLFTSLKTAFENIHTDSFFMVKDNG; encoded by the coding sequence ATGATAAATCTTAGTAAAAAATTAATCAAAGAAGTAGCTAAAGCTAATGCTAAATTTTCCTTAATAGGAGACAATGATAAAGTTTTATTAGGGCTTAGTGGTGGGAAAGACTCTCTAGCTTTAGCACATCTTTTAAAGCGTATGCAAGCACATGCACCTTTTAAATTTGAACTTAAGGCAGTAACTTTAAGTTATGGCATGGGTGAAGATTATACCAAGCTTCATAATCACTGCAAAGAGCATGGTATTGATCATGAAGTGATTGATTCTAATATTTATGAAATTTCAGGTGATACGATTAGAAAAAATTCAAGTTTTTGTAGCTATTTTTCAAGAATGAGGCGCGGTGCTTTATATACTTATGCTTTGGAAAATGGTTTTAATAAATTAGCTATAGCTCATCATTTAGATGATGCGGTAGAGAGTTTTTTTATGAATTTTATTTATAATGGCTCTCTTAGGAGTTTAGCTCCCAAGTATAAAAGCAAAAGAGGCGTAGAGGTTATTCGTCCTTTGATTTTTGTAAGAGAAAGACAATTAAGAGAAAATGCTATTAATAATGAATTAGAAGTAATTGGTAATGAATTTTGTCCTGGCATGAAGTTAAGTGAGAAAAATGTTAAATTTCCTCATGCAAGAGAAGAAGCTAAGCAGCTTTTAGCAAATTTAGAAAAAGAAAATCCAAAATTGTTTACAAGTTTAAAAACTGCATTTGAAAATATCCACACGGATAGTTTTTTTATGGTCAAGGATAATGGCTAA
- a CDS encoding cysteine hydrolase family protein, whose translation MANLLVVVDYQNDFIDGSLGFEEATKIKDNILALLKNHQGDIVFTFDTHDENYLKTQEGKNLPIYHCIRDTLGWQMPGDFDVYLKNAKKIFYKNAFGSLELANFLKQNYYENIEFCGLVSHICVFSNIILAQSASINSKIILHKNATASFSKFLENSAYEILQAYGIELL comes from the coding sequence ATGGCTAATCTTTTAGTTGTTGTTGATTATCAAAATGACTTTATCGATGGTAGCTTGGGTTTTGAAGAAGCTACCAAGATAAAAGATAATATTCTTGCTCTTTTAAAAAATCATCAAGGTGATATTGTTTTTACTTTTGATACGCATGATGAAAATTATTTAAAAACTCAAGAAGGAAAAAATTTACCTATTTATCATTGTATTAGAGATACTTTAGGTTGGCAAATGCCAGGTGATTTTGATGTGTATTTAAAAAATGCAAAAAAAATATTTTATAAGAATGCTTTTGGTAGCTTAGAATTAGCCAATTTTTTAAAACAAAATTATTATGAAAACATAGAATTTTGTGGTCTTGTTTCACATATTTGTGTATTTAGCAATATTATTTTAGCTCAAAGTGCTAGCATCAACTCAAAAATTATATTACATAAAAATGCAACAGCGAGTTTTAGTAAGTTTTTGGAAAATAGTGCATATGAAATTTTGCAAGCTTATGGCATAGAACTTTTATAA
- the recO gene encoding recombination protein RecO, with the protein MQGYILHTQSVKDEDLIVYLLSTKKVIKSYRFYGMRHSNILSGYKIDFELEESSRFLPRLKDVLHIGFSWILDRERMFFWQEFIRLFYLHLKDVEEIDSFYFELLEDCAKRFEKQDCKRVIVDAYLKILDFEGRLHKSFVCFYCDEHIQKNVVLVRAFLPAHKKCAFGYEFNTKDLIKLYRSFNSSHFSDEYIDNLYKIIKEGF; encoded by the coding sequence ATGCAAGGGTATATTTTACACACTCAGAGTGTAAAAGATGAGGATTTGATTGTCTATCTTTTAAGCACTAAAAAAGTTATTAAAAGTTATAGATTTTATGGCATGCGTCATTCTAATATACTAAGTGGGTATAAGATTGATTTTGAGCTTGAAGAAAGTTCGAGATTTTTACCACGTTTAAAAGATGTTTTGCATATTGGTTTTTCTTGGATTTTAGATAGAGAGAGAATGTTTTTTTGGCAGGAATTTATTAGACTTTTTTATTTGCATTTAAAAGATGTTGAAGAAATTGATAGCTTTTACTTTGAACTTTTAGAAGACTGTGCTAAGCGTTTTGAAAAGCAAGATTGCAAACGTGTTATAGTGGATGCTTATTTAAAAATTTTAGATTTTGAAGGACGTTTGCATAAAAGTTTTGTATGTTTTTATTGTGATGAGCATATTCAAAAAAATGTTGTACTAGTAAGAGCTTTTTTGCCCGCTCATAAAAAATGTGCTTTTGGTTATGAATTTAATACTAAAGATCTTATAAAATTATATAGGAGTTTTAATTCATCGCATTTTAGCGATGAATATATTGATAATTTATATAAAATTATCAAAGAGGGTTTTTAA
- a CDS encoding tRNA dihydrouridine synthase: MIDFSKKPLFLAPMAGFSDLPLRNLVKQFGADVTISEMISSNALVYESSKTLKMLEKAELENPYIVQIAGSDESVIQKAVEILNRFDFIDGIDFNCGCPVNKVIKQCAGSALLQDLDKLQRILELIKKTSNKKLTSVKVRLGFDKKNPIAIAKACENAGVDFISMHGRTRKQMYSGNADYEAIALAKENIKIPLVANGDISEDNAKEVFKITNCDALMIGRASIGKPWIFYEIKIGKKIEKAMKNKIIFAHFEEMLKHYKEQGISIFRKHLHEYSKGYDDASNFRDCVNRINDAEIMRKYIQEFFNKE; this comes from the coding sequence ATGATAGATTTTAGCAAAAAGCCTTTATTTTTAGCTCCTATGGCAGGTTTTTCAGACTTACCTTTGAGAAATTTAGTTAAACAATTTGGGGCTGATGTAACCATTAGTGAAATGATAAGTTCTAATGCCTTGGTATATGAGAGCTCAAAAACTCTTAAAATGCTAGAAAAAGCTGAACTTGAAAATCCTTACATAGTTCAAATTGCAGGCTCAGATGAAAGCGTAATTCAAAAAGCAGTAGAAATTTTAAATCGTTTTGATTTTATAGATGGAATTGATTTTAATTGTGGTTGCCCTGTAAATAAGGTTATAAAACAATGTGCAGGTAGTGCTCTTTTACAAGACCTTGATAAATTACAAAGAATTTTAGAACTTATCAAAAAAACAAGTAACAAAAAACTAACTAGTGTCAAAGTAAGATTAGGATTTGATAAAAAAAATCCCATTGCCATCGCTAAAGCATGTGAAAATGCTGGAGTAGATTTTATCAGTATGCATGGTCGTACTAGAAAACAAATGTATAGTGGAAATGCTGATTATGAAGCCATAGCTTTAGCTAAAGAAAATATCAAAATTCCTTTAGTAGCAAATGGCGATATTAGTGAAGATAATGCCAAAGAGGTATTTAAAATAACAAATTGTGATGCTTTGATGATAGGGCGCGCAAGCATAGGAAAACCTTGGATATTTTATGAGATAAAAATTGGTAAAAAAATCGAAAAGGCTATGAAAAATAAAATCATTTTTGCACATTTTGAAGAAATGCTAAAGCATTACAAAGAACAAGGTATAAGCATCTTTAGAAAACACTTGCATGAATATTCTAAGGGCTATGACGATGCTTCTAATTTTAGAGATTGTGTTAATCGCATTAATGATGCAGAAATTATGCGAAAATATATTCAAGAATTTTTTAATAAGGAATGA
- the dksA gene encoding RNA polymerase-binding protein DksA yields the protein MQELNLEEFKNILLQRQKEILQELQGNIDNIHNLQDSEPRDEVDLQQIDNSSHIDFKINENLKAELEEIKHSLSKIDNNTYGICEYCEDDIHPERLRVKPHAKYCINCRENLEKRKEL from the coding sequence ATGCAAGAATTAAATCTTGAAGAATTTAAAAATATATTACTTCAAAGACAAAAAGAAATTTTACAAGAACTTCAAGGTAATATAGACAATATCCATAATCTACAAGATAGTGAACCTAGAGATGAAGTTGATTTACAGCAAATTGACAATAGCTCTCATATCGACTTTAAAATCAATGAAAATTTAAAAGCCGAACTAGAAGAAATTAAACATTCATTAAGCAAAATAGATAACAATACTTATGGTATTTGTGAGTATTGTGAAGATGATATTCATCCTGAAAGACTTAGAGTTAAACCTCATGCAAAATATTGCATAAATTGTCGTGAAAATTTAGAAAAAAGGAAAGAGCTATGA
- a CDS encoding 23S rRNA (pseudouridine(1915)-N(3))-methyltransferase RlmH, which produces MQINLLSIQKNNNDEFSKIDEYYTKLIKKFCSFNDICVFNNKINQAQNTNPIEAKKSYTNALNPYKKGFCIALDEKGKEFTSVEFAKLLQDKNEISFFIGGAYGFEQEFIAQMHTSIALSKMTLVHKFAKTMLLEQIYRAFCINTNHPYHK; this is translated from the coding sequence ATGCAAATTAATCTTTTAAGCATTCAAAAAAATAATAATGATGAATTTAGCAAGATAGATGAGTATTATACCAAGCTCATTAAAAAATTTTGTAGTTTTAATGATATATGTGTTTTTAATAACAAAATTAATCAAGCACAAAATACTAATCCTATAGAAGCAAAAAAATCTTATACAAATGCACTAAATCCTTACAAAAAAGGTTTTTGCATAGCATTAGACGAAAAGGGTAAAGAATTTACAAGCGTAGAATTTGCAAAATTATTGCAAGATAAAAATGAAATTTCATTTTTTATAGGCGGTGCTTATGGATTTGAGCAAGAATTTATCGCACAAATGCATACAAGCATAGCTCTTAGTAAAATGACCTTGGTACATAAATTTGCTAAAACTATGCTTTTAGAGCAAATTTATCGCGCATTTTGCATTAATACAAATCACCCATATCACAAATAG
- the accD gene encoding acetyl-CoA carboxylase, carboxyltransferase subunit beta encodes MNFLDIFSSIRRKQATPNEAPNHWVKCNSCHALMYYKEIETCYNVCPKCNFHMRLNPLKRIELLSDEDSFVEMDKDLHAIDPLKFVDSKSYKKRLAENEEKTGRKSAIISGECTIDGIKTQLVVFDFSFMGGSLGSVEGEKILRAIERAIEKKTPVVIVSASGGARMQESTYSLMQMSKTSAALKLLAEEKLPYISVLTDPTMGGVSASFAWLGDIIMAEPGALVGFAGARVIKQTIGADLPEGFQKAEFLLEHGLIDAIVERSEHKKFIADFLRFFSKN; translated from the coding sequence ATGAATTTTTTAGATATTTTTTCTAGTATAAGACGCAAGCAAGCCACTCCAAACGAAGCTCCAAATCACTGGGTAAAATGTAATTCTTGTCATGCGTTAATGTATTATAAAGAAATAGAAACTTGTTATAATGTTTGTCCTAAATGTAATTTTCACATGAGATTAAACCCTCTAAAACGCATTGAATTACTCAGTGATGAAGACTCTTTTGTGGAAATGGATAAAGACTTACATGCAATCGATCCACTTAAATTTGTAGATAGCAAATCATACAAAAAAAGATTAGCAGAAAATGAAGAAAAAACAGGTAGAAAAAGTGCCATAATAAGTGGAGAATGCACCATAGATGGAATAAAAACTCAATTAGTTGTTTTTGATTTTTCTTTCATGGGTGGAAGCTTAGGCTCAGTAGAAGGTGAAAAAATTCTTAGAGCTATTGAAAGAGCTATTGAGAAAAAAACCCCTGTTGTTATAGTGAGTGCAAGTGGTGGAGCTAGAATGCAAGAAAGTACTTATTCTTTAATGCAAATGAGCAAAACAAGTGCAGCGTTAAAACTATTAGCAGAAGAAAAACTTCCTTATATTTCAGTCTTAACTGATCCAACTATGGGTGGAGTAAGCGCGTCTTTTGCTTGGCTTGGAGATATCATCATGGCCGAACCTGGTGCTTTAGTAGGCTTTGCAGGAGCTAGGGTAATCAAACAAACCATAGGAGCTGATTTACCAGAAGGCTTTCAGAAGGCTGAATTTTTACTTGAACATGGATTGATCGATGCAATTGTAGAAAGAAGTGAACATAAAAAATTTATAGCAGACTTTTTAAGATTTTTTTCTAAAAACTAA
- the bamA gene encoding outer membrane protein assembly factor BamA, translating to MKKWFVFFALSSSLCAATIKDIKFEGLSQLSKESAIAISKLKIGQKIDPASIDTAIKNLFDRNYFKDIVVEEKNRVLIFKVVEKPSIGKIDIQGIASNDRKQIESLVGLKPGILYDENSAKEAAEKIKLFYQAKGFYDTVVEIKDEKLSNSSSLKLTFVVNRGENIIIEKVHLSGAKNLSYSDIEPAVANKQREALGWMWGFNDGKLKIFDLANDSSRISDVYLKEGYLDVSVSPAFLNTYTDTYQADLTYFINEGEVYKVKGIKIFNPIFSDEENEALANDLKLSVGKIVNIEKLREDIKTIETKTADLGYAFVQVIPDIQKDKENHEAMIIFKVIPNEKVYVRNVEISGNTKTVDRVIRRELYLTEGNLYNRTDLIDSRNALRRTAYFENVDIKEQRVDDTHIDLIVEVKEASTGAISGGIGYGTSDGILLSASLSDANILGSGMKGSVSIDKGDDTLSGRVSLRNPRVNDSDYSLGGSLYSDRLEWDSYDERNYGFDISVGKTLGRYTSIDLTYNLEQSDIYHLSDRLIAQGYKLGKTYKSSITPSIVFNNTDDYYLPRSGFIASTSLEYAGLGGDQEFISSTTKFNYYQGLEEFIGWDLIYRYKASFYKVWDQGYLPINEKLYLGGIGTIRGFDRRSVSPKNEWGDETGGTVAFANSVELSFPLFDRIKLRGSVFFDYGAIGESSLSQIQRWSTGIGFEWLTPLGALNLVFAKPFNTSSKDDLSKFEFMLGARF from the coding sequence ATGAAAAAATGGTTTGTTTTCTTTGCACTCTCAAGTTCTTTATGTGCAGCTACAATTAAAGATATAAAATTTGAAGGCTTATCGCAACTTTCTAAAGAAAGTGCTATTGCGATTTCTAAATTAAAAATAGGACAAAAAATTGATCCTGCTAGTATAGATACAGCGATTAAAAATCTCTTTGATAGAAATTATTTTAAAGACATAGTAGTAGAAGAAAAAAACAGAGTGCTAATTTTTAAAGTAGTAGAAAAACCTTCCATCGGAAAAATAGATATTCAAGGTATAGCAAGTAACGATAGAAAACAAATAGAAAGCCTTGTTGGCTTAAAACCTGGAATTTTATATGATGAAAATTCAGCTAAAGAAGCTGCTGAAAAAATCAAACTTTTTTATCAAGCCAAAGGTTTTTATGATACTGTTGTAGAAATCAAAGATGAAAAATTAAGCAATTCAAGTTCATTAAAACTTACCTTTGTTGTAAATCGTGGGGAAAATATCATCATAGAAAAAGTGCATTTAAGTGGTGCAAAAAATTTAAGTTATTCAGATATTGAGCCTGCAGTAGCAAATAAACAAAGAGAAGCCCTAGGCTGGATGTGGGGCTTTAATGATGGCAAGCTTAAAATCTTTGATTTAGCAAATGATAGCTCAAGAATTTCAGATGTATATTTAAAAGAAGGTTATCTTGATGTAAGCGTATCTCCTGCTTTTTTAAATACCTACACAGATACCTATCAAGCTGATTTGACTTATTTTATCAATGAAGGCGAAGTTTATAAAGTTAAAGGAATTAAAATTTTCAATCCAATTTTTAGTGATGAAGAAAATGAAGCTTTGGCAAATGATTTAAAATTAAGTGTTGGAAAAATAGTTAATATAGAAAAACTAAGAGAAGATATAAAGACTATAGAAACTAAAACAGCTGATTTGGGCTATGCTTTTGTACAAGTTATACCTGATATACAAAAAGATAAAGAAAATCATGAAGCTATGATTATTTTTAAAGTCATACCTAATGAAAAAGTATATGTTAGAAATGTTGAAATTTCAGGCAATACCAAAACAGTTGATAGAGTTATTCGTAGAGAGCTTTACCTAACTGAAGGCAATCTTTATAATAGAACTGATTTAATAGACTCAAGAAATGCCTTAAGAAGAACTGCATATTTTGAAAATGTAGATATTAAAGAACAAAGAGTAGATGATACACATATTGATTTGATAGTAGAAGTCAAGGAAGCTTCAACTGGAGCCATTTCGGGTGGTATTGGCTATGGAACTAGTGATGGAATTTTACTTAGTGCTTCATTATCTGATGCAAATATCTTAGGCTCTGGTATGAAAGGAAGTGTAAGTATAGATAAAGGCGATGATACACTTTCTGGTAGAGTATCTTTAAGAAATCCTAGAGTAAATGATAGTGATTATTCTCTTGGAGGATCATTATATTCAGACCGTTTAGAATGGGATAGTTATGATGAGAGAAACTATGGTTTTGACATAAGCGTTGGTAAAACTTTAGGAAGATATACAAGCATAGATTTAACTTATAATCTTGAACAAAGCGATATTTATCATTTAAGTGATCGCTTAATCGCTCAAGGATATAAACTTGGTAAAACCTATAAAAGTTCTATCACGCCTTCGATAGTGTTTAACAATACAGATGATTATTATTTACCAAGATCAGGTTTTATCGCCTCAACTTCGCTTGAATATGCAGGCTTAGGTGGGGATCAAGAATTTATAAGCTCTACCACTAAATTTAATTATTATCAAGGCTTGGAAGAATTTATAGGTTGGGATTTAATTTATCGTTATAAAGCAAGTTTTTATAAGGTATGGGATCAAGGCTATTTACCTATCAATGAAAAATTATATCTTGGTGGTATAGGAACCATTAGAGGTTTTGATAGAAGAAGTGTGAGTCCTAAAAATGAATGGGGTGATGAAACAGGTGGTACAGTAGCTTTTGCAAATTCTGTAGAACTTAGTTTTCCGCTTTTTGATAGAATCAAACTTAGAGGTAGTGTATTTTTCGACTATGGTGCTATAGGAGAGAGTTCTTTAAGTCAAATTCAAAGATGGAGTACAGGCATTGGCTTTGAATGGTTAACCCCACTAGGTGCTTTAAATTTAGTTTTTGCTAAACCATTTAATACTAGCTCAAAAGATGATTTGAGTAAATTTGAATTTATGTTGGGTGCAAGATTTTAA
- a CDS encoding chorismate mutase / prephenate dehydrogenase, which yields MKVGIIGLGLIGGSLGLSLRENKLIDLVCGYDINKEFEQIALGRKLIDKIVSFEELKKCDVIFLAIPVRAIVKILKEFQGISKDCTIIELGSTKEEIIKNLPSYLKSQFIAAHPMAGTENSGPNAAIKDLYKNAVCVLCDVQNADHIHQKRAIEIFSDLGMKLVFMDSISHDHHASIISHLPHVISFSLANFVMKEENKKNIAHLGGPSFKDMCRIAKSNPQMWSGIFEQNKQNLLNSIDLFQKELQECKKMIEKCDINELETWIKSANKLREIL from the coding sequence ATGAAAGTAGGTATAATCGGACTTGGTTTAATAGGTGGATCTTTGGGTCTTAGCTTAAGAGAGAATAAATTGATAGATTTAGTTTGCGGATATGATATAAACAAAGAATTTGAGCAAATTGCACTAGGGCGAAAATTAATAGATAAAATTGTTTCATTTGAAGAGTTAAAAAAATGTGATGTGATTTTTTTAGCTATTCCCGTAAGAGCTATTGTAAAAATCTTAAAAGAATTTCAAGGCATTTCTAAAGATTGTACTATCATTGAGCTTGGAAGTACAAAAGAAGAAATTATTAAAAATTTACCTTCTTATTTGAAAAGTCAATTTATCGCAGCTCATCCTATGGCAGGAACTGAAAATAGTGGTCCAAATGCAGCTATAAAAGATTTATATAAAAATGCAGTTTGTGTTTTGTGTGATGTGCAAAATGCTGATCATATTCATCAAAAAAGGGCTATAGAAATTTTTTCAGATTTAGGAATGAAGCTTGTATTTATGGATAGTATTTCACATGATCATCACGCTTCTATCATTTCACACTTACCGCATGTGATTAGTTTTTCTTTGGCAAATTTTGTGATGAAAGAAGAAAATAAAAAAAATATAGCTCACTTAGGAGGCCCTTCTTTTAAAGATATGTGCAGGATTGCTAAGTCAAATCCCCAAATGTGGAGTGGTATTTTTGAACAAAACAAACAAAATTTATTAAATTCTATTGATTTATTTCAAAAAGAATTACAAGAATGTAAAAAAATGATAGAAAAGTGTGACATAAATGAGCTTGAAACTTGGATTAAAAGTGCAAATAAATTAAGAGAAATTCTATAA
- a CDS encoding M23 family metallopeptidase, giving the protein MVFARKRSNKKWIFVVFLILLAFVAFVLNTKLFEKNPPLIQTKSDVIYSNLTDPISIEISDESALKDVKVTLFKANELNGEMLVNEHVKDNKKSIHFDLKLPKPAYKEKVDLYKLVIEASDSSFWNFFLGNQALKEVKVIIDTKKPLVEILDNSYQIEQGGVGSVVFKASDENLQEVYITTDKDKIFKAIPYVKERYYAALIPWEATDEHFRAYVVAVDKAGNVNKQRIRYYFTNKKYRVSNIKVSDRFLDGKIEFLAQKYAPKDRELSRLEKFKFVNEDLRASNEVIIHDITSKVPDTMINNFKVNLFKPLKNGQKVADYADHRFYSYNNQAFSSSYHMGLDLASIKEAPIISNNDGEVVFVQENGIYGLNIIIYHGFGIYTLYGHCTNVDVNVGDRVRAGDVIGTTGTTGLALGDHVHFGVLVQGVEVRPEQWQDAKWIKENIYNVLESSKKRILSE; this is encoded by the coding sequence ATGGTTTTTGCACGTAAAAGATCAAATAAAAAATGGATTTTTGTAGTTTTTTTAATACTTTTAGCCTTTGTAGCGTTTGTTTTAAATACAAAGCTGTTTGAAAAAAATCCTCCGTTGATTCAAACAAAATCAGATGTAATTTATAGTAATCTAACAGACCCTATATCTATAGAAATAAGCGATGAAAGTGCTTTAAAAGATGTTAAAGTCACGTTGTTTAAAGCAAATGAATTAAATGGTGAAATGCTTGTCAATGAGCATGTTAAAGATAATAAAAAAAGCATTCATTTTGATTTAAAATTACCAAAACCAGCTTATAAAGAAAAAGTTGATTTATATAAACTTGTAATAGAAGCAAGTGATAGTAGTTTTTGGAATTTCTTTTTAGGAAATCAAGCGCTTAAAGAAGTGAAAGTTATCATTGATACCAAAAAACCACTTGTAGAAATTTTAGATAATTCTTATCAAATCGAACAAGGTGGAGTAGGTAGTGTGGTGTTTAAAGCAAGTGATGAGAATTTACAAGAAGTTTATATTACAACCGATAAAGATAAGATTTTTAAAGCAATTCCTTATGTAAAAGAAAGGTATTATGCTGCTTTGATTCCTTGGGAGGCAACTGATGAGCACTTTAGAGCTTATGTAGTGGCAGTAGATAAAGCAGGTAATGTAAACAAACAAAGAATTAGATATTATTTTACTAATAAAAAATACCGTGTATCAAATATAAAAGTAAGTGATAGATTTTTAGATGGTAAGATCGAATTTTTAGCACAAAAATATGCTCCAAAAGATAGAGAATTAAGCAGACTTGAAAAATTTAAATTTGTTAATGAGGACTTAAGAGCTTCTAATGAAGTTATCATTCATGATATTACAAGCAAAGTTCCTGATACTATGATTAATAATTTTAAAGTTAATCTTTTCAAACCTTTAAAAAATGGCCAAAAAGTAGCTGATTATGCCGATCATAGATTTTATTCTTATAATAATCAAGCATTTAGTAGCTCTTATCATATGGGGCTTGATTTAGCAAGCATAAAAGAAGCACCTATCATTAGTAATAACGATGGTGAAGTCGTATTCGTACAAGAAAATGGAATTTATGGATTAAATATTATTATTTATCATGGCTTTGGAATTTATACTCTTTATGGACACTGCACTAATGTGGATGTAAATGTAGGAGATAGAGTTCGAGCAGGTGATGTTATAGGTACTACAGGTACTACAGGCTTAGCACTTGGAGATCATGTGCATTTTGGTGTTTTAGTGCAAGGAGTTGAAGTGCGTCCTGAACAATGGCAAGATGCAAAATGGATAAAAGAAAATATCTATAATGTATTAGAATCAAGCAAAAAAAGAATTTTGAGTGAATAA
- the lpxC gene encoding UDP-3-O-acyl-N-acetylglucosamine deacetylase has product MNQTTIAKEVKGVGIGLHKGEPISIKLEPLEAGSGIVFYRSDLGISYEARPENVIDTQMATVIGDHRGYVSTIEHLMSAINAYGIDNVRIVLDANEAPVMDGSSIGFCMMLEEAGIKELDVAKKILVIKKSVEVKEGNKFVRLSPTDMPIINYTIEFDNPIIGKQNYCFEFSKQNYIEQIARARTFGFLKDVQALRAMNLGLGGSLENAVVIDDNRILNPEGLRFKDEFVRHKILDAIGDLTLLGCRVFGDYTSYAGSHKLNHLLTKELLKDPSAYEVVSLEKSAYKVYEKVFA; this is encoded by the coding sequence ATGAATCAAACAACAATAGCAAAAGAAGTTAAAGGTGTTGGCATAGGTTTGCATAAGGGTGAGCCTATTAGTATAAAATTAGAGCCATTAGAAGCTGGCAGTGGTATAGTGTTTTATAGAAGCGATTTAGGAATTTCTTATGAGGCAAGACCTGAAAATGTCATCGATACGCAAATGGCTACTGTAATAGGCGATCATAGAGGTTATGTTTCTACTATAGAACATTTAATGAGTGCAATTAATGCTTATGGTATTGACAATGTACGTATAGTTTTAGATGCTAATGAAGCTCCTGTGATGGATGGTAGTAGCATAGGCTTTTGTATGATGCTTGAAGAAGCAGGTATAAAAGAGCTTGATGTGGCTAAAAAAATTTTAGTGATTAAAAAAAGTGTAGAAGTAAAAGAAGGTAATAAATTTGTACGTTTAAGTCCTACGGATATGCCTATTATAAACTATACAATCGAATTTGATAATCCTATCATAGGTAAACAAAATTATTGTTTTGAATTTAGTAAACAAAACTACATAGAGCAAATAGCAAGAGCAAGAACTTTTGGATTTTTAAAGGATGTTCAAGCTTTAAGAGCTATGAATTTAGGTCTTGGTGGAAGTTTAGAAAATGCTGTTGTGATTGATGATAATCGTATTTTAAACCCTGAAGGTTTGCGTTTTAAAGATGAATTTGTACGCCATAAAATTTTAGACGCTATTGGAGATTTAACCTTGCTTGGATGTAGAGTTTTTGGAGATTATACTTCTTATGCAGGTTCGCACAAGCTTAATCATCTTTTGACCAAAGAACTTTTAAAAGATCCTAGTGCTTATGAAGTAGTAAGTTTAGAAAAAAGTGCATATAAAGTTTATGAAAAGGTTTTTGCATAA